In Bacteriovorax sp. Seq25_V, the genomic window TAAACGAAATAGTGCTCCTAACGGTAAAAAATGTATTTTTTATCTATCTGTAATCTGGGGGATTCTAGGGATTGTCTAGAAATACTCACACTGTTTAAGCAAAGATGATTTTCCTTGATTGAAGGATAGAGTTTCTTAATTTTTTTGGTATTTGTTCACAATTTTTCGAAATGAATTTGACTTCAATTTTTGTCTGATTTTAGATTGAAAAATCGTCTTAATTTCAAGGGCCTTCTCTGATTTTGAGGACACTCCAAAATAGCCGATAAGATTATTTTCCAAGTAGCCTGCTATTCGGAAGTTTTCATTGATATATTTGCGATCGAATGTGAAGTACAAGATCTCAAGGTTTACTGCAAATACATCTACTCGAGATTTACTAATCAAGTTAAAAAGTCTTTGGAAACTATCTTCACCAGAAAGGGCCACCACTTTATTTGGTCCTGAGTCGAGCATTGCTTGATAGGCAGGAGATGAGTCTTCATAGATAAAGCCCTCTATATTGCCGACCACTCTATCTGCTAGAGATTTAACACCTTTGTATATGAGCTTATCAGATTTTCTCACTATTACTGCTACTCGAGAGTTTATAAGCCTTGTTCTGATAAGATCAATCTCTTTGCTTGCTGTTCTATCGTTCAAAGAACATATTGCATCTGACTGGCCACTTACTGTCTGTTGTATTGCCCTTGGCAAATTTGTCCAGCGAATAGATATTTTATATCCCGCTTCCTTATATATATCTCGTAAAAGTTCAATGATAATACCTTCATTACTTGGACTAATGTCAGGAGACATAAAGAATGGTGGATAATTAAAGCATGAAAGCTTGATCTCTTTGGCCGTGGCCTGGAAGATCAAGCTTATTGTTAGTAGTACCTTAATTAATTTTTTATTCATGGCCAACTCACCATCAGCAGTTGCGAAACATTCTTCTAATTAATTTTTGATTACTAAATCTCTTATCACGTGGCCTCGAGGATGTGTACTTAAAATGCTTTTTGAGTACCTTTTGGCGCGGATTGTATTTATTATTTCTATAGTTTTTCTTTTGTTTCTTGAGTCTAATTTTCTGTTTTTCATTACTAATTGAAATCTCAGTTTGCAGAAATTTTTTTTGTCCTAGTCTTCTCGCAAGACTAAGGTCAAACTTAATTGGCGCAAAAAACAGAAGTAGTACAAATAACAGTCTATTTGTCATGAATACCTCTACAGTAAATTTCTCGGGATTTTTTAGATGTAGATTTTTGTATTCATGATGATCACCATTTTTGTGTAGATTTTAGCTGGAAGTTAAATTGATTTTGGGTGACTATCTATTCATGCCTTCATTCTACCACTTTATACTTTTTTATCAAACTCTCTAATGTATTGAAATGATTGCATGTTTTTTGCATTGAGCCATTAAAATTCAATAACTTCTAGCATTTTTTGTTTTCAGTTTGATCTAATAAGGTGTATAAGTTTTACATAATCGAACATCGGAGTTTTTATTAAAGCACTAACTTTTGTCCTGTTATTAATCATTTCTACAAATCTTTTTGCAAGTGAGTTTAAGGATATCTCGAATGATGAGTATTCAAAGCTTTCACACCTTGAAGGTGAAAACCTAAAAGATGAATTAAGATCAATTCTAAGAAAAGGCTTCCATGCAGTTGGATACAACAGAGCAAAAGAGATAATTTTCGGTCGTCTCGATAATGAAAATGGGGAAGTTTGTTGTGTTTATTCTGACCACAAATGCTTGAGAACAAAAAGTGTTCCTGACCATACGAAAATGAATGTTGAGCATACTTGGCCACAATCTAAAGGTGCGGTTGGAGATGCAAAAAGTGACCTGCACCACTTATACCCAGCAGATTCAAAAGTTAATTCAACAAGATCTAACTTCCCATTCTGTGAAGTATCTAGTCTAAAATGGCAAAATAAAGTAAGTAAACAAGGTAAGAATAAGTGGGGAGAGAATTGTTTTGAGCCACCGGCAGGCCACAAGGGTAATGTTGCACGAGCAAGTTTTTACTTTGCAATAAAATATGGGAAACAAATTGACGAGCATGAAGAAAAAATTCTTCGTGAATGGAATAAAGAAGACCCAGTTGATCAAGATGAAGTTGATAGAAATAGAGTAATCTATAATTATCAAGGAAATTCAAACGTATTCGTTGAGCATCCAGAGTTTGTTGATCAAATCAAAAACTTCTAAGAGCACCAGCCTGCAATAATCAGTCTACGACCGGCTTCGACTTTATTTATCTTATGTTCGAAGCCATGAATTCCGGTCTTAAAAATAATCATATTGCCCCATTTGGGTGTTTTAATCTTTTCACTCAATTCAGTATTTTTCTTTCGTATTTCTAAAACGCCACCCTCCGGTGCGTCTGTCGTCAGCGATAGGGAAAAGGCGAGGATACGTGAGCCATCATCATGCCAGATACCATCCTCTTCCCACTCATTTTTAGACTCTCTAAGGGAGATAATAAACTCCATGATCTTTACGTCACAATACTTTGCCATGGTTTCAAATATCAATCCTCCAGGAGCGGTATACTCGAACATGAGACTATCAAGAGCTGTCCAGTCTTCTTGTTTTACAAGCTCTCTGACCAGCGGAGGAAGATTTAATGTAGTGATTAGGTAGCCGTGAGTCTCGAGTTGATTATTCATGAGCCTTGATAATAACAGCTGTTTTCTCTGAAACTAATTCAAAAATTTCATCCATTTCCTCATCTGTTACAGCAACACAGCCATTCGTCCAATCAAAATTTGGATAGATATATGAGTAAAAAAAGTTCTTCAGGTCTTCATCATCAGAGCCCCATGGCATTAATTTGCCAAAGATTGACTTTAAGGTAGGATCGATTCTCTTTGGGAATCCGTGGATTTGAATAGCATCACCAAGATCATAAACTGAAACACCTTGTGCTTTCCCTTTGGCAATATCTTCTTTATTTGGGTAATTAATAAGTAATGATTTTTTAAAGTTACTCCAGCTTGCATTAAGCTTTTGTTTTACAAAGTATGTTCCCTCTGGGGTTTGGTTGTCCCCTCGGCGCGTCTTCGGTGCTGCCGTAAATAGGGGATTATTGTAGGAATAACTAAGTTTCACATTA contains:
- a CDS encoding ABC transporter substrate-binding protein yields the protein MNKKLIKVLLTISLIFQATAKEIKLSCFNYPPFFMSPDISPSNEGIIIELLRDIYKEAGYKISIRWTNLPRAIQQTVSGQSDAICSLNDRTASKEIDLIRTRLINSRVAVIVRKSDKLIYKGVKSLADRVVGNIEGFIYEDSSPAYQAMLDSGPNKVVALSGEDSFQRLFNLISKSRVDVFAVNLEILYFTFDRKYINENFRIAGYLENNLIGYFGVSSKSEKALEIKTIFQSKIRQKLKSNSFRKIVNKYQKN
- a CDS encoding endonuclease I family protein, giving the protein MFGRLDNENGEVCCVYSDHKCLRTKSVPDHTKMNVEHTWPQSKGAVGDAKSDLHHLYPADSKVNSTRSNFPFCEVSSLKWQNKVSKQGKNKWGENCFEPPAGHKGNVARASFYFAIKYGKQIDEHEEKILREWNKEDPVDQDEVDRNRVIYNYQGNSNVFVEHPEFVDQIKNF
- a CDS encoding 2OG-Fe(II) oxygenase — its product is MNNQLETHGYLITTLNLPPLVRELVKQEDWTALDSLMFEYTAPGGLIFETMAKYCDVKIMEFIISLRESKNEWEEDGIWHDDGSRILAFSLSLTTDAPEGGVLEIRKKNTELSEKIKTPKWGNMIIFKTGIHGFEHKINKVEAGRRLIIAGWCS
- a CDS encoding murein L,D-transpeptidase family protein, whose translation is MKKLTLIAILFFCSTSFAQKVDKIVVYKKERRMLLLSNDDIVREYNVKLSYSYNNPLFTAAPKTRRGDNQTPEGTYFVKQKLNASWSNFKKSLLINYPNKEDIAKGKAQGVSVYDLGDAIQIHGFPKRIDPTLKSIFGKLMPWGSDDEDLKNFFYSYIYPNFDWTNGCVAVTDEEMDEIFELVSEKTAVIIKAHE